The following proteins come from a genomic window of Solidesulfovibrio fructosivorans JJ]:
- a CDS encoding metallophosphoesterase family protein produces MPSILFCGDCHGEFSHIICAGRKADAIILLGDQTPNLPLPEELGSLWPRTFFILGNHDTESTGFLIAHRGDAWSHNLHGRVEEVGRLRLAGLGGIFRGRVWHPDGGIRYHSRQELLEATPPRQRFLGDIPALHWSSIFPADFDLLRWLKPIDILVTHEAPENHQHGFREIGDLTREIGARLLVHGHHHEGSVEGKIEGEIRVVGLGLREIKLIEF; encoded by the coding sequence ATGCCCAGCATCCTTTTTTGTGGCGATTGCCACGGTGAATTTTCACACATCATCTGCGCTGGCCGAAAGGCCGACGCGATCATACTTCTTGGCGACCAGACGCCCAATCTTCCTTTGCCGGAAGAACTCGGCTCACTCTGGCCTCGAACCTTTTTTATCCTCGGCAACCACGACACAGAATCAACAGGATTTTTGATCGCGCACCGTGGCGATGCTTGGAGTCATAACTTGCACGGCCGTGTAGAAGAGGTGGGGCGGCTCCGCCTCGCCGGACTTGGCGGAATTTTTCGTGGTCGAGTTTGGCATCCAGATGGAGGAATCCGGTATCATTCCCGGCAAGAATTGTTGGAGGCCACACCACCCCGGCAACGATTCCTTGGCGACATTCCGGCGCTACATTGGTCGAGCATTTTTCCTGCTGATTTTGATCTTCTCCGCTGGCTCAAACCGATTGATATTTTGGTTACGCATGAGGCGCCTGAAAACCATCAACATGGCTTCCGTGAAATCGGAGATTTGACACGGGAAATTGGTGCGCGCCTACTTGTGCATGGACATCACCACGAAGGGTCAGTGGAAGGTAAAATTGAAGGAGAAATCCGAGTCGTAGGGCTCGGGCTTCGAGAGATCAAGCTGATCGAATTTTAG
- the cas3 gene encoding CRISPR-associated helicase Cas3' — translation MVFSRAAATKALATIGLNATPCRVDITVTPAFDHQFSFRANALQQAVDTLPLSQKGGLTLIEAETGWGKTEAALRFFTRLWCEGLVDGLYFANPLRFAATQLFGRVTRFVANTFGDAPPSTVLAVPGYLRVDGVCGTMLPGFEVQWDDAPDRPAAERRWAAEHPKRFLAAPLAVGTIDQALLGTLRVRHAHLRTAALCRSLLVVDEVHASDTYMTRLTLGLLDFFRRAGGQVLLLSATLGGHVRQQYLNGFQGGRLRPSLAQCLEAPYPAITTVAGMLPVTDDRPPEARKKPVRVLPLTIQDAPETVAELTVACVAQGGRVLVLRNAVATARETQAALEALLPPERLFSVAGAACPHHARYARSDRQQLDTEVENRFGRHGDCQAGVLVATQTLEQSLDVDFDVLITDLCPMDVLLQRLGRLHRHRDRDPSRPAGHALPVCHLLTPKTFGADGLRAARRHQYGKERAYENLLAVLATWERILALDADQKVLRIPEMSRDLVERALHPEIMADVAKRHGMQQEFKDLIGRQGARGQNARLASIDWGKPFTESAGTREGLTVGTRLGLRDRAVRFASPLGSPFGNAVEELTVPQWMAPESPEEIEPEVLEASPLGFRFRLQRFVYRYDRYGLSKEAS, via the coding sequence ATGGTCTTTTCCCGAGCGGCGGCAACAAAGGCCCTGGCCACCATCGGCCTGAACGCAACACCTTGCCGCGTTGACATCACGGTCACTCCTGCCTTTGACCACCAGTTTTCCTTCCGGGCCAACGCCCTCCAACAGGCGGTCGACACCTTACCACTTTCCCAGAAAGGAGGACTTACCCTCATCGAAGCGGAGACGGGCTGGGGCAAGACCGAGGCCGCATTGCGTTTTTTTACACGTCTTTGGTGCGAGGGGTTGGTGGACGGACTCTATTTCGCCAATCCGCTCCGATTCGCCGCGACACAGCTTTTTGGCCGTGTCACCCGCTTCGTCGCCAACACCTTTGGGGATGCCCCGCCCTCTACCGTGCTCGCCGTTCCCGGCTATCTTCGGGTGGATGGCGTTTGTGGGACGATGCTCCCGGGCTTCGAGGTCCAGTGGGACGACGCCCCGGACCGACCTGCCGCCGAACGGCGCTGGGCCGCCGAGCATCCCAAGCGCTTCCTGGCCGCGCCCCTGGCCGTTGGCACCATCGACCAAGCCCTTTTAGGGACACTGCGGGTACGCCATGCCCATCTGCGGACAGCGGCCCTTTGCCGATCACTGCTCGTGGTGGACGAGGTCCATGCCAGCGATACCTACATGACGCGTCTCACCCTGGGGCTCTTGGACTTTTTCCGACGCGCCGGGGGCCAAGTCCTCCTTCTTTCCGCCACCCTCGGTGGCCATGTCCGCCAACAATACTTGAACGGCTTTCAGGGGGGGCGCCTGCGTCCCTCACTTGCGCAATGCCTGGAGGCACCCTACCCAGCCATCACCACTGTGGCGGGCATGCTGCCCGTTACCGACGACCGCCCCCCGGAGGCTCGGAAAAAGCCCGTCCGGGTGCTTCCGCTCACAATTCAGGATGCTCCCGAGACCGTGGCCGAACTGACGGTCGCGTGTGTCGCCCAGGGGGGCCGGGTACTGGTCCTCCGAAATGCCGTGGCCACGGCCCGCGAGACGCAAGCCGCCCTGGAGGCGTTGCTTCCGCCCGAACGGCTTTTCTCCGTGGCGGGGGCGGCCTGTCCCCACCATGCCCGCTACGCGCGCTCGGATCGTCAACAGCTGGACACGGAGGTGGAAAATCGTTTCGGCCGACATGGCGACTGCCAGGCCGGGGTGTTGGTCGCCACCCAAACCCTGGAACAGTCGCTGGACGTGGATTTCGACGTGCTCATCACCGACCTGTGTCCCATGGACGTCCTGCTCCAGCGGCTTGGACGCCTGCACCGCCACCGTGATCGCGATCCCAGTAGGCCGGCCGGGCATGCCCTACCCGTGTGCCATCTCTTGACTCCGAAGACGTTTGGCGCGGACGGTCTACGCGCGGCCAGGAGGCATCAATACGGAAAGGAGCGGGCCTATGAGAATCTCCTGGCCGTCCTGGCCACCTGGGAACGAATTTTGGCCCTGGACGCGGACCAGAAAGTCCTACGCATTCCGGAAATGAGTCGGGATCTCGTGGAGAGGGCGCTGCATCCCGAGATCATGGCTGATGTGGCCAAGCGTCATGGCATGCAACAGGAATTTAAGGATCTTATCGGGCGACAGGGAGCGCGGGGCCAAAACGCAAGATTGGCTAGCATCGACTGGGGCAAGCCGTTCACGGAAAGCGCCGGCACCCGGGAAGGGTTGACCGTGGGGACTCGCCTGGGCCTTCGGGACCGAGCCGTCCGTTTCGCCTCGCCTCTCGGCAGTCCCTTCGGCAACGCCGTGGAGGAGTTGACGGTTCCGCAATGGATGGCCCCGGAAAGCCCGGAGGAGATCGAGCCGGAGGTACTTGAGGCGTCCCCCCTTGGCTTCCGATTTCGGCTGCAACGGTTTGTGTACCGCTATGACCGGTATGGTCTTTCCAAGGAGGCTTCATGA
- a CDS encoding YpsA SLOG family protein, with product MLDLSQLTIISGGQTGVDRAALDFALAHGIRHGGWCPRWRLADDLFRDEAPF from the coding sequence ATGCTTGACCTCTCGCAACTGACCATCATTTCCGGCGGCCAGACCGGCGTTGACCGTGCAGCCCTCGACTTTGCCTTGGCCCATGGCATTCGGCATGGCGGCTGGTGCCCGCGCTGGCGACTGGCGGACGATCTATTCCGAGACGAGGCGCCTTTTTGA
- the cas7e gene encoding type I-E CRISPR-associated protein Cas7/Cse4/CasC, whose product MTAPRFIQISMLSSYAAVLLNRDDAGLAKRMRFGGAVRTRVSSQCLKRHWRIAEDDHALCKIDPALTRSIHSREIFSRLIEPRLLEQGYEKGSVHAVLKGIMQALYGGKDKGGDDAASTDTDKHPLSRSEVIVLGEPEVEFLIDRAKTLLEAGKAAQSDAKAIDKLIKGLLKNKEAKENFKALANGAGIDAAMFGRFVSGDPEARINAAVHVAHALTVHAETAETDYFTAVDDLTTASEGGSGHLGAAELTSGLFYTYAVVDVPQLVSNITGEPFENWQKADRSLAGRTVNHLIRLMATVSPGAKLGSTAPYDHAGMVLVEAGERQPRTLANAYLDPLHLSGGNLFGRAVSALSDYLQTMDTMYEPEEGMSECRERRWLACRVPTAEMPGFADCQGLSLPKLAKAVENAIIQGELA is encoded by the coding sequence ATGACCGCACCCCGTTTCATCCAGATCTCCATGCTGTCAAGTTATGCCGCCGTGCTGCTCAACCGCGATGACGCCGGGCTGGCCAAGCGTATGCGCTTTGGCGGAGCGGTACGCACCCGTGTCAGTTCCCAATGCCTCAAACGACATTGGCGCATTGCCGAGGACGACCATGCCTTGTGCAAGATCGATCCGGCGCTGACGCGAAGCATCCATTCCCGGGAAATTTTCTCGCGGCTGATCGAACCGCGCCTTCTGGAACAAGGATACGAGAAGGGCTCCGTCCATGCCGTGCTCAAGGGTATCATGCAGGCGCTCTACGGGGGCAAGGACAAAGGGGGTGACGATGCCGCATCGACGGATACGGATAAACATCCCCTGTCCCGTAGCGAGGTGATCGTCCTTGGCGAACCGGAGGTGGAGTTTCTTATTGATCGGGCCAAGACGCTCCTGGAGGCGGGCAAGGCAGCACAGTCGGATGCCAAGGCGATCGACAAGCTGATCAAAGGGCTTCTCAAGAATAAGGAGGCCAAGGAGAACTTCAAGGCCTTGGCCAATGGCGCCGGCATCGACGCGGCCATGTTCGGCCGTTTCGTCAGTGGCGATCCCGAAGCGCGCATCAATGCTGCTGTGCACGTAGCCCATGCCTTGACCGTGCACGCCGAAACGGCCGAAACCGACTACTTCACGGCCGTGGACGACCTGACCACCGCCTCCGAGGGCGGCAGCGGCCATCTCGGGGCGGCCGAACTGACCAGCGGGCTGTTTTACACCTACGCCGTGGTGGACGTGCCCCAGCTCGTTTCCAACATCACCGGCGAACCGTTCGAGAACTGGCAAAAGGCCGATCGAAGCTTAGCCGGACGCACGGTCAACCACCTCATCCGCCTCATGGCCACGGTTTCTCCCGGAGCCAAGCTCGGGTCCACCGCTCCCTATGATCATGCCGGGATGGTCCTGGTCGAGGCCGGCGAGCGTCAGCCACGGACCCTGGCCAACGCCTACCTGGATCCGCTGCACCTTTCCGGGGGAAATTTGTTCGGTCGGGCCGTATCGGCGCTTTCCGACTATCTCCAGACCATGGATACCATGTACGAGCCTGAAGAAGGCATGTCGGAATGCAGGGAGAGGCGCTGGCTGGCTTGTCGGGTTCCGACCGCCGAGATGCCGGGATTCGCGGACTGCCAGGGCCTTTCCCTGCCAAAGCTGGCCAAGGCCGTAGAAAACGCCATCATCCAGGGGGAGCTGGCATGA
- a CDS encoding helix-turn-helix domain-containing protein, protein MEIHDRLELTLRKIPGENVEEKAKVMGVAGPTLYAYLRGKRVPSTEFLLNLKAKTGVSLDWLLTGECVGEKSNEIDQEYLAAVEERLNVLIQSGVPIKPKIRYFINNYNKLLTESYNFLINDYDIKDIDDGLKKILPFLKITFTLTYPVDDCTEEPEPQFRESEPI, encoded by the coding sequence ATGGAAATACATGACCGACTTGAACTTACTCTTCGAAAAATTCCCGGAGAAAACGTTGAAGAAAAAGCCAAAGTAATGGGGGTCGCAGGCCCTACTTTATATGCCTACCTAAGAGGCAAACGTGTCCCAAGCACAGAATTTCTCTTAAATTTAAAAGCAAAAACTGGGGTTAGCCTGGATTGGCTGCTGACTGGCGAGTGTGTCGGGGAAAAATCCAATGAAATCGATCAAGAGTATTTGGCAGCCGTGGAGGAGCGGCTCAACGTCTTGATCCAGTCTGGCGTGCCGATTAAACCTAAAATTCGTTATTTTATAAATAATTACAACAAGCTACTGACCGAGTCGTATAATTTTTTAATAAACGACTACGATATAAAAGATATTGATGACGGATTAAAAAAAATTCTTCCATTTTTAAAAATTACATTCACACTGACATATCCGGTGGATGATTGCACGGAAGAACCCGAGCCGCAGTTCCGCGAGAGCGAGCCCATCTAA
- the cas1e gene encoding type I-E CRISPR-associated endonuclease Cas1e: protein MLRGRLGLETARIPHADRHGLLWLSRGQLSVTEGTLQFCASGNGELAAGMYDIPYQGVSLLLLGPGVSLTHDVFRLCARHGTGLAAVGDDGTRLYTAPPRGPDHSAMARRQAILWADPDSRLSTAIAMYAIRLGEAPPRGDIAALRGIEGARMREMYKLLARQYGIPWEGRRYDRNSPEETNAVNMSVNHAAVATRAAAEIAVAATATIPQLGFIHEDSSLSFALDIADLFRDEFTLPVAFGGYKRCLEDESLVLEREVRKLAGATMRRNGLIPSMIERIKELFGADDRGGDT, encoded by the coding sequence ATGCTTCGGGGAAGGCTTGGGCTGGAAACGGCCCGGATTCCGCATGCCGACCGCCATGGACTGCTTTGGCTGTCCCGTGGACAGCTTTCCGTCACGGAAGGGACGTTGCAGTTTTGTGCTTCCGGCAATGGCGAACTTGCGGCGGGGATGTACGATATTCCCTATCAGGGGGTATCACTGCTCCTGCTTGGTCCTGGAGTCAGTCTGACCCATGATGTCTTTCGCCTCTGCGCCCGCCATGGAACTGGACTCGCCGCCGTGGGCGATGATGGAACACGCCTGTATACGGCGCCGCCCCGTGGCCCGGATCACAGTGCCATGGCGCGTCGTCAGGCCATCTTGTGGGCCGATCCGGACAGTCGTTTGTCCACGGCCATTGCCATGTATGCCATACGACTCGGAGAAGCCCCCCCACGCGGGGACATCGCTGCCCTTCGTGGGATCGAGGGCGCGCGGATGCGAGAGATGTACAAGCTGTTGGCCAGACAATATGGCATTCCCTGGGAGGGGAGACGATATGATCGCAACAGTCCTGAGGAGACAAATGCCGTGAACATGTCGGTCAACCATGCGGCAGTCGCGACCAGGGCCGCCGCCGAGATCGCTGTCGCGGCCACGGCGACGATACCCCAACTCGGGTTTATTCATGAGGATTCATCCCTTTCCTTTGCTCTTGATATTGCGGACTTGTTCCGGGATGAATTTACCTTACCCGTGGCGTTTGGAGGTTACAAACGCTGTCTGGAGGATGAATCGCTGGTATTGGAGCGTGAAGTCCGCAAGCTGGCCGGAGCAACGATGCGTCGTAACGGGCTGATTCCATCAATGATAGAGCGGATCAAGGAGCTATTTGGTGCCGATGACCGTGGTGGTGACACGTAA
- a CDS encoding toprim domain-containing protein, which yields MESPDNDSIRPVAGNVNINPVNEFAQVLAAAGIEPTEIITDGHLHRCPVSGRPRTKDGAYLFHADENPSGWFQNFVTGETGTWTQKRTQPLTPAERKALAARIEADKARRQAELAQAQAQARVRAERILAKLPPANPEHPYLIRKGIQAAPGTKVSPAELLTVPVLDPDGKPMSMQFIQPDGQKRFLRGGQIDGGFFPIKGDPSQPLHIAEGYATAASIHAATGATVLVAFNAGNLLPVAKQARKYYPNRAITICADDDHATFAKTGKNPGIDKGTEAAKAINASIAMPKFDVERGEKDTDFNDLARLQGLDAVKHCLDEVNQFSKDIAKHQSILDTTTRVVEEDGVLKLVKWDAKAEMEVSKVVASFKIEPFESIYIDGEGQYIKAHLQNCKKRREITLTPDCWISSQKFLKVLPDAEFSFTGNIEVVQLVKRHVAHFDLEQKSGTRTAGFHPTPTGELQFVTEHGALAPHCCRTDLVYLNEIASGCSLQQIEPAFQEALTSLNPILFNFNAYEVTLPVLGWATACFFKDRIHAEYKSFPLLNIEGEAGAGKSSTAREIIMRLWGITSAPRAIAEQTRFTMMRQVSASNTIPLIYEENKSTKMNEKQVQMVSNLIRDTYNAFEGQRGYADQTMRTYRYDAPICIIGETGFSEPALLDRLCTVSLSRNVSKSFLEHFRSIKLLPLEALGRTLLDYALTVSQDDVAAGIEAELAQVDPRLSDRPRLNAAIIRFGLRTLVRILGAEEHISDDEIRSIDQAVINTTSDEDGPTRKSAVDRILEHMARMATKAMPQEGATKPVFEGGAIEKRIHFQVDGEGNLRLWVSGAYPIFQRWAKAYGYEADILPEPTFRKQLKKEGYCLEWNKPFKFGELTHKGALLSIPQMQAKGIELDFIQ from the coding sequence ATGGAATCACCTGACAATGATTCAATACGTCCTGTGGCCGGCAATGTCAATATAAATCCAGTCAACGAATTCGCGCAGGTGCTTGCCGCCGCTGGCATCGAACCGACCGAAATAATTACTGACGGCCACCTGCATCGCTGCCCCGTGTCAGGCCGCCCAAGGACCAAGGATGGTGCGTATCTTTTCCATGCTGATGAAAATCCATCCGGCTGGTTCCAGAATTTTGTGACCGGCGAAACCGGCACCTGGACCCAAAAACGCACCCAGCCACTGACCCCGGCCGAACGCAAGGCCCTGGCGGCGCGCATTGAGGCGGATAAGGCCCGCAGACAAGCCGAACTCGCCCAGGCCCAGGCCCAGGCCCGCGTCCGTGCCGAACGCATCCTGGCGAAACTGCCCCCGGCCAATCCCGAGCACCCATACCTGATCCGAAAAGGCATCCAGGCCGCGCCCGGAACCAAAGTTTCACCCGCAGAACTGCTCACGGTCCCCGTGCTCGACCCCGATGGCAAGCCCATGTCCATGCAATTTATCCAGCCGGACGGGCAAAAGCGTTTCCTGCGTGGCGGCCAAATCGACGGCGGCTTTTTCCCGATCAAAGGTGACCCCAGCCAACCCCTGCACATCGCCGAGGGCTACGCCACAGCCGCATCCATCCACGCGGCGACCGGCGCGACCGTGCTGGTCGCGTTCAATGCCGGCAACCTGCTCCCCGTGGCAAAGCAGGCCCGCAAATACTACCCCAACCGCGCAATCACGATCTGTGCCGACGACGACCATGCAACATTTGCAAAAACTGGCAAAAATCCGGGAATTGATAAAGGCACAGAAGCGGCAAAAGCAATCAACGCATCAATTGCAATGCCAAAATTCGACGTTGAGCGCGGAGAAAAAGACACGGACTTCAACGACCTTGCCAGACTGCAAGGGCTCGATGCAGTTAAGCATTGCCTCGATGAGGTAAATCAATTCAGTAAAGACATTGCAAAACATCAATCAATTCTCGACACAACAACCAGAGTCGTCGAAGAAGACGGCGTGCTCAAACTGGTAAAATGGGACGCCAAAGCCGAAATGGAAGTCTCGAAAGTCGTCGCATCATTCAAAATCGAACCTTTCGAATCCATCTATATCGACGGAGAAGGTCAATATATCAAGGCTCACTTGCAGAATTGCAAGAAGCGTCGAGAGATTACTTTGACGCCGGATTGCTGGATTTCATCACAAAAGTTCCTCAAGGTCCTTCCAGACGCTGAATTCAGTTTTACCGGCAACATTGAAGTCGTCCAGTTGGTCAAACGCCACGTCGCCCACTTCGACCTCGAACAAAAATCCGGCACCCGTACAGCGGGATTTCATCCAACGCCGACCGGCGAACTCCAATTCGTCACCGAGCACGGAGCACTGGCTCCTCATTGTTGTCGCACCGACTTGGTCTATCTCAACGAGATTGCGTCCGGTTGCTCTTTGCAACAGATCGAGCCCGCATTTCAAGAAGCGCTCACTTCGCTCAATCCAATTCTTTTCAACTTCAACGCGTATGAAGTCACCCTCCCCGTGCTTGGCTGGGCCACGGCTTGCTTCTTCAAAGATCGCATCCATGCTGAATACAAGTCCTTCCCACTGCTCAATATCGAAGGCGAGGCCGGCGCGGGCAAGTCCTCAACCGCCCGCGAGATCATCATGCGCCTCTGGGGCATCACATCCGCACCCCGTGCCATAGCCGAACAGACAAGATTTACCATGATGCGTCAGGTCTCCGCATCCAACACCATCCCGCTCATCTACGAAGAGAACAAATCCACGAAGATGAACGAGAAACAGGTGCAAATGGTCTCCAACCTGATTCGCGATACGTACAATGCCTTCGAAGGCCAACGCGGCTACGCCGACCAGACCATGCGCACCTACCGCTACGACGCTCCGATCTGCATCATCGGTGAAACCGGATTCAGCGAACCAGCCTTGCTCGACCGGCTTTGCACGGTCTCGCTTTCGCGCAACGTGAGTAAATCCTTTTTAGAGCACTTCCGCAGTATAAAGCTGCTCCCCCTGGAAGCTCTAGGCCGCACCTTGCTCGACTACGCTCTGACGGTCAGCCAGGACGATGTGGCGGCCGGCATCGAGGCCGAGCTCGCCCAAGTCGATCCCCGCCTCTCAGATCGCCCCCGCCTGAACGCGGCCATCATCCGGTTCGGCCTGCGCACCCTGGTCCGCATCCTTGGAGCCGAGGAACACATTTCCGATGATGAGATCCGATCCATAGACCAAGCCGTGATCAATACGACCTCGGACGAAGACGGCCCCACGCGCAAGTCGGCTGTCGACCGCATCCTGGAGCACATGGCCAGGATGGCGACCAAGGCCATGCCGCAGGAAGGCGCGACCAAACCCGTTTTCGAGGGGGGTGCCATCGAAAAAAGAATACATTTTCAGGTAGATGGAGAAGGAAACCTGCGCCTGTGGGTGTCTGGCGCCTACCCCATTTTTCAGCGCTGGGCCAAGGCCTACGGGTATGAGGCAGACATCTTGCCCGAGCCCACGTTTCGTAAGCAATTGAAAAAAGAGGGGTATTGTCTTGAGTGGAATAAGCCATTTAAATTCGGTGAGTTAACGCACAAGGGCGCACTGCTGAGTATCCCCCAGATGCAAGCAAAAGGCATCGAACTTGATTTTATCCAATGA
- the cas2e gene encoding type I-E CRISPR-associated endoribonuclease Cas2e, with amino-acid sequence MTVVVTRNVSGRTRGFLASCMLEVAPGVYCAPRMSRGVRDRVKSVLDGWFSAERDASLVLLWADGSMPAGQGVYVLGTPPYELLDYDGFIVSRHPCPGNINILE; translated from the coding sequence ATGACCGTGGTGGTGACACGTAACGTTTCGGGACGTACGCGTGGTTTTCTTGCATCGTGTATGCTGGAGGTCGCACCGGGTGTCTACTGTGCGCCACGAATGTCGAGAGGGGTTCGCGACCGAGTGAAAAGCGTCCTTGACGGTTGGTTCTCGGCCGAGCGGGATGCATCGCTCGTGCTGCTTTGGGCGGATGGCAGCATGCCAGCCGGGCAAGGCGTTTATGTGCTTGGCACTCCGCCGTATGAGCTTTTGGATTATGACGGATTTATCGTCAGCCGGCATCCATGCCCTGGCAATATCAATATTTTAGAATAG
- the cas5e gene encoding type I-E CRISPR-associated protein Cas5/CasD has protein sequence MTEFMVLRLTGPLMVFGDVAVDENRPTAQLPSQSMLTGLVANALGWRAREGARLNRLQERIVYGARRDRVGETFTDYQNVHIAPGQTMWRFRTTGPLKRGGLKYDNVQRWRDYVADGAVTVVLALTPEDEPPTLDAVRRAFLRPARPLFLGRVSCPPSGPLYRGKDVMASSVPEALALVSSLETPGGDFLAQWPGQGTFSGVTDTSSRLVERADLRDWCNDLHQGRRIVAEARLRPEPNRAEEG, from the coding sequence ATGACCGAATTCATGGTGTTGCGTCTGACCGGACCGCTCATGGTCTTCGGCGACGTGGCAGTGGACGAGAACCGGCCCACCGCGCAACTCCCGTCCCAAAGCATGCTGACCGGCCTCGTGGCCAATGCCCTGGGCTGGCGGGCCAGGGAGGGAGCGCGTCTCAACAGGCTTCAGGAGCGTATCGTCTACGGAGCCCGACGGGACAGGGTGGGCGAAACCTTCACGGATTACCAAAACGTGCACATCGCTCCTGGCCAGACCATGTGGCGATTCCGGACCACAGGCCCGCTTAAGCGGGGAGGACTGAAGTATGACAATGTGCAGCGCTGGCGGGACTATGTGGCCGATGGGGCCGTCACCGTCGTGCTGGCGCTGACGCCGGAGGATGAGCCACCGACCTTGGATGCCGTGCGGCGGGCCTTTTTGCGCCCGGCCCGGCCATTGTTTCTGGGACGGGTTTCCTGCCCCCCCTCCGGGCCGCTGTACCGAGGGAAGGATGTCATGGCCTCGAGCGTTCCCGAAGCGTTGGCCCTTGTTTCGAGTCTTGAGACGCCGGGAGGCGATTTTCTGGCCCAATGGCCCGGTCAAGGGACTTTCTCGGGGGTGACGGATACATCTTCCCGTCTTGTGGAGCGGGCCGACTTGCGCGACTGGTGCAATGATCTCCACCAGGGACGCCGGATCGTTGCCGAGGCTCGGCTTCGGCCCGAACCGAACCGGGCCGAGGAGGGATAA
- the casB gene encoding type I-E CRISPR-associated protein Cse2/CasB: MTGERKHLSSVVAELASVIGHDKFPKGDLAELRRLRPETPPPAYWRLLFDRVPEDWRRKEWQERAWTIVMSGMAIMAPRVHATSAPLGRVMARIGGSTAESRLWQLLRVRGEQLEDHIRMLARFLAAKEERIDWTDLARLLLTADEGKRDAVCRKLARDFYMDNSRQQPANAID, translated from the coding sequence ATGACCGGGGAAAGAAAGCATCTGTCATCGGTGGTGGCCGAGTTGGCTAGTGTCATCGGACACGACAAGTTCCCCAAGGGCGATTTGGCCGAACTGCGCCGGTTGCGCCCGGAAACCCCGCCACCGGCCTATTGGCGATTGCTCTTCGACCGCGTTCCCGAGGACTGGCGACGGAAGGAATGGCAGGAGCGCGCCTGGACCATCGTCATGTCCGGCATGGCGATCATGGCCCCCCGGGTTCACGCGACCTCAGCCCCCCTGGGACGGGTCATGGCCCGCATCGGCGGAAGCACGGCCGAAAGCCGGCTGTGGCAACTTTTGCGTGTCCGGGGCGAGCAGCTTGAGGACCACATCCGGATGCTGGCTCGATTCCTGGCCGCCAAGGAAGAACGCATCGACTGGACCGACCTTGCCCGACTCCTTTTGACCGCCGACGAAGGCAAGCGTGATGCCGTGTGCCGCAAGCTGGCCCGGGACTTCTACATGGATAATTCCCGCCAACAACCCGCCAATGCCATTGACTAG
- a CDS encoding type I-E CRISPR-associated protein Cas6/Cse3/CasE: MALYMMQLEIVPRRLIEWSHQTGITAVDRGYLVHSAMRIVFGDSAPQPFALFGNADNPFLKVLGYGPTGIEALRAAVSLAEPVLVEAFPVERMLGKTMPALFATGSRFAFQVECCPITRNSRDGKIREKDAFLAACDAAPEGGVERASVYSGWVGAEVARDGAAELLECSMKGFRMFTPVRRKGKGNMARSIGQRPRARLDGVLRVGDPGAFAALLARGLGRHRAFGLGMLLLRPV, from the coding sequence ATGGCGCTTTATATGATGCAACTGGAGATCGTCCCCAGGCGCCTTATTGAGTGGAGCCACCAGACGGGCATCACGGCTGTGGATCGGGGCTACCTGGTCCACAGCGCCATGCGAATCGTTTTTGGCGACAGCGCGCCCCAGCCGTTTGCCCTATTCGGCAACGCCGACAATCCCTTTCTCAAGGTCTTGGGCTATGGGCCGACCGGCATTGAGGCCTTGCGAGCAGCTGTTTCCCTGGCCGAGCCGGTGCTTGTCGAGGCATTTCCGGTGGAACGAATGCTGGGCAAGACGATGCCCGCCTTGTTCGCGACCGGTTCACGGTTCGCCTTTCAGGTGGAATGCTGTCCGATCACGCGGAACAGTCGGGATGGCAAAATTCGGGAAAAGGATGCCTTTCTGGCTGCCTGCGACGCCGCGCCCGAAGGAGGAGTGGAGCGAGCCTCGGTGTATTCGGGCTGGGTCGGAGCGGAGGTAGCCCGGGATGGAGCGGCTGAATTGTTGGAATGTTCCATGAAGGGATTTCGGATGTTTACTCCCGTGCGTCGCAAGGGCAAGGGCAATATGGCCAGGAGCATCGGGCAGCGGCCTCGGGCGCGCCTGGACGGCGTGTTGCGGGTAGGCGATCCTGGAGCCTTTGCGGCGCTTTTGGCTCGGGGGCTTGGGCGTCACCGGGCTTTTGGCCTTGGCATGTTGCTGCTGCGTCCGGTGTAA